One genomic region from Candidatus Nanosynbacter sp. TM7-074 encodes:
- a CDS encoding threonine/serine exporter ThrE family protein, giving the protein MKKKVPKIIEQSLARVANFYSFEPVHDLEKIDDSLTPNMRALRMTMTIAEQLLSMGVVSRDVVRMSQGITQTYCQKRVHIDISYTLVTVSQDRGVNHEPLTMVRVIVPDDPNYQLIQALQLLALDIRHKQLPLEEAEERLQQILKKPNKHSGLVVYAAGGLVSAGSVTLYGGSPLMAALAFLLGFLATGLLRWLGHIGAPLFYSQALVAIFVTLTAAGTAWCSNYLGLSINTTLLVISGIVLLVAGLMFVGAFQDAIDEYYMTANARLLKVVMATGGVIAGVMVGLYIATKFGINFPATPDRLTLADKHTQYLGAGIIAAAFVLRNHAKWLGMIISGLIAIFGWWISRLVMSFGFDIVTASGIAAAVIGLVAVLTSRLWKFPSLAIIAAGIVPLVPGLSLYNGLMGVVLYPPNSVNFLPALAILARAILIGVAVAIGASFGNIVGRPIRRQLINIFRRITQA; this is encoded by the coding sequence GTGAAGAAAAAAGTACCAAAAATTATCGAACAATCACTAGCCAGAGTGGCTAATTTTTATAGCTTTGAGCCAGTGCATGATTTAGAGAAAATTGACGACAGTTTAACGCCGAACATGAGAGCCCTGCGCATGACCATGACTATTGCTGAGCAACTCCTGAGTATGGGCGTGGTGTCGCGTGATGTAGTGCGCATGTCGCAAGGAATCACTCAGACCTACTGCCAGAAGCGCGTCCACATAGACATTAGTTATACATTGGTGACGGTTTCTCAAGATCGTGGCGTTAATCACGAACCGTTAACGATGGTGCGGGTCATTGTACCGGACGATCCTAATTACCAATTAATCCAAGCCTTGCAGCTACTAGCTCTTGATATTCGTCATAAACAACTTCCCTTAGAAGAAGCTGAGGAACGGCTGCAGCAGATACTTAAAAAACCAAATAAGCACTCCGGGTTAGTCGTTTACGCAGCGGGAGGTCTGGTTAGCGCCGGTTCAGTTACTTTATATGGCGGCAGTCCGCTAATGGCAGCCTTGGCGTTTTTACTGGGATTTTTAGCGACTGGTTTATTGCGCTGGCTGGGACATATCGGCGCACCACTTTTCTATTCTCAGGCTCTTGTAGCAATCTTTGTCACACTGACAGCGGCTGGTACGGCTTGGTGTAGTAATTATCTGGGACTGAGCATCAATACCACTTTGTTAGTGATTAGCGGAATCGTCCTGTTGGTGGCTGGACTGATGTTTGTTGGTGCATTCCAGGACGCAATTGATGAATATTACATGACAGCAAACGCCAGATTACTAAAGGTAGTAATGGCAACGGGTGGCGTGATTGCTGGCGTGATGGTCGGGCTTTATATTGCCACAAAGTTTGGTATTAATTTCCCAGCAACGCCAGATCGTTTGACTCTGGCAGACAAACATACACAATATTTGGGTGCCGGAATTATTGCGGCGGCATTTGTTTTAAGAAATCACGCAAAGTGGTTGGGCATGATTATTTCGGGATTGATTGCAATATTTGGCTGGTGGATTTCACGCTTAGTTATGAGCTTCGGATTTGATATCGTCACAGCCAGCGGCATCGCGGCAGCAGTCATTGGACTAGTAGCCGTCCTTACCTCCAGATTATGGAAATTCCCTTCTCTAGCTATAATCGCAGCGGGAATTGTCCCACTAGTCCCAGGGCTATCTCTTTACAACGGATTAATGGGAGTCGTGCTATATCCACCAAATAGCGTCAACTTCTTACCTGCTTTGGCCATCCTGGCCAGGGCAATTCTCATTGGCGTAGCGGTAGCAATTGGCGCATCTTTCGGTAACATAGTTGGTCGCCCAATCCGACGCCAATTAATTAACATTTTTCGTCGCATTACTCAAGCATAA
- a CDS encoding HD domain-containing protein, whose amino-acid sequence MKEDLPQFIGLSDSRLFHMRSVAYKSYKLARNVFKMEEDKARSLFAMGLIHDFAYAFVENQTEHEHEGGRILRLSGFDWADAVFDHGNPDIESWTDELLILNLADMTTGPNGESLTMDQRLVDIKNRYGPESTQSTRAIRLANRIHTELNNRNLKIPNL is encoded by the coding sequence ATGAAAGAAGATTTACCCCAATTCATCGGATTATCTGACTCCAGACTATTTCACATGCGCTCCGTCGCCTATAAATCATACAAGCTGGCCCGCAACGTTTTTAAAATGGAAGAGGATAAAGCGCGCAGCTTATTCGCAATGGGATTAATTCACGATTTTGCCTATGCCTTTGTTGAAAATCAAACAGAGCATGAACATGAGGGCGGTAGGATCTTGAGATTGTCCGGTTTTGACTGGGCCGACGCCGTATTTGACCACGGCAACCCTGATATAGAAAGCTGGACAGACGAGTTGTTGATCTTAAATCTAGCAGACATGACGACAGGCCCAAATGGCGAATCTCTGACTATGGATCAGCGACTGGTGGACATTAAAAATAGATACGGCCCCGAAAGTACGCAATCAACAAGAGCAATCAGACTGGCTAATCGTATCCATACGGAGTTAAATAATCGAAATCTGAAAATACCAAATCTATAA
- the fusA gene encoding elongation factor G, translated as MAETNVPLKNFRNIGIIAHIDAGKTTTTEGILYRTGLTHKIGVVKGDGDGATTDWMAQEKERGITITSAAVTCFWKGHKINIIDTPGHIDFTAEVERSLRVLDGAVTVFDGKMGVEAQSETVWRQADKYGVPRICFINKINQTGGDFWKSLESIHNRLSKQAFPIHIPIGFEKTINGVVDLIDMKAYTYTDFSDHELVQGEIPADMLEKCQNARSLLVENAVEADDELMMKFLDQGEEAITIDELKSALRKRVLAGDFFLVTGGDGRGVIVEKVLDLMVDYLPSPLDVDEIWGKNPKTGDEVSRKPDDKEPMSALAFKIATDPFVGKLIFIRVYSGVLNSGSYVLNTTTGDKERIGRIVRMHADKREDIDKISAGDIAAVVGLKNTGTGNTLTDPAHPIALESIEFPEPPVSIAVEPKSKADQEKMALALQRLAEEDPTFRIHTDEETGQTIMSGMGELHLDILIDRMKREFKVEANIGEPQVAFRESIKGKAEVQGKHAKQSGGRGQYGDVWVRFEPNEAGKGFEFVDEIKGGVVPQEYRPAVMKGIKETLEGGVIAGYPVVDVKATLYDGSYHDVDSSELAFSLAGSLAAREGIKQATPILLEPVMKVEVTTPEEFMGDIIGDLNSRRGRIDAMEDLMGGAKLIKAFVPLANMFGYTSDIRSMSQGRAASTMELAQYEEVPPNVAQEIIEKRSK; from the coding sequence ATGGCAGAGACGAATGTTCCGCTGAAAAATTTTAGAAATATTGGTATTATTGCCCATATTGACGCCGGTAAAACGACGACAACTGAGGGTATTTTGTACCGCACCGGTTTGACCCACAAAATCGGTGTAGTCAAAGGCGATGGCGACGGCGCCACCACTGACTGGATGGCGCAGGAAAAAGAGCGCGGTATTACCATCACCTCGGCGGCTGTGACTTGTTTCTGGAAGGGTCATAAGATCAACATCATCGACACCCCAGGACACATCGACTTTACCGCTGAGGTGGAGCGTTCACTTCGCGTCCTCGACGGTGCTGTGACGGTATTTGACGGTAAGATGGGTGTTGAGGCTCAATCTGAAACAGTGTGGCGCCAGGCTGATAAATATGGCGTGCCACGCATCTGCTTTATCAACAAGATTAACCAGACTGGTGGTGATTTCTGGAAATCTCTGGAGTCAATTCACAACCGTTTGAGCAAGCAAGCTTTCCCAATTCACATCCCAATTGGTTTTGAAAAGACCATCAACGGTGTGGTTGACCTGATTGACATGAAGGCTTACACCTACACTGATTTTTCTGATCATGAGTTGGTGCAGGGGGAAATCCCGGCTGACATGTTGGAAAAATGCCAAAATGCCCGTAGCTTGTTGGTGGAGAATGCTGTTGAGGCTGATGATGAATTGATGATGAAGTTCCTCGACCAAGGTGAAGAGGCAATTACTATCGACGAGCTGAAGTCTGCCTTGCGTAAGCGTGTGCTGGCTGGCGACTTCTTCTTGGTGACTGGTGGTGACGGCCGCGGTGTCATCGTGGAGAAGGTGCTTGACCTGATGGTGGATTACCTGCCAAGCCCGCTGGATGTTGACGAGATTTGGGGTAAAAATCCAAAGACTGGCGACGAAGTGAGCCGCAAGCCAGACGACAAAGAACCGATGAGCGCCTTGGCATTTAAGATCGCCACTGACCCATTTGTTGGTAAGCTGATTTTTATCCGCGTCTACTCAGGTGTCTTGAACTCTGGTAGCTACGTCCTGAACACCACGACTGGCGACAAAGAGCGTATCGGTCGTATCGTTCGAATGCACGCTGACAAGCGCGAAGACATTGACAAGATCTCTGCTGGCGACATCGCTGCGGTGGTTGGTTTGAAGAATACTGGTACCGGTAACACCTTGACTGATCCAGCGCACCCAATTGCTTTGGAGTCAATTGAGTTCCCAGAACCGCCAGTTTCCATCGCCGTTGAGCCGAAATCAAAGGCCGACCAGGAGAAGATGGCGCTGGCCTTGCAGCGCCTGGCTGAGGAAGACCCAACCTTCCGCATTCACACTGACGAAGAGACTGGTCAGACCATCATGTCCGGCATGGGTGAGTTGCACCTGGACATCTTGATCGACCGCATGAAGCGTGAGTTCAAGGTTGAAGCAAATATCGGTGAGCCGCAAGTGGCCTTCCGCGAGTCAATCAAGGGCAAGGCTGAAGTCCAGGGTAAGCACGCCAAGCAGTCTGGTGGTCGCGGTCAATACGGTGACGTCTGGGTACGCTTTGAGCCGAATGAGGCTGGCAAGGGCTTTGAGTTTGTTGACGAGATTAAAGGTGGTGTGGTTCCTCAGGAATATCGCCCAGCTGTCATGAAGGGTATCAAGGAAACTTTGGAGGGCGGTGTTATCGCTGGCTATCCAGTGGTTGACGTCAAAGCAACCCTATATGATGGTTCATACCACGATGTCGACTCCTCAGAACTAGCCTTCTCATTGGCGGGTAGTTTGGCAGCTCGTGAAGGTATCAAGCAAGCAACCCCAATTCTGCTCGAACCAGTCATGAAAGTTGAAGTCACCACCCCAGAAGAGTTCATGGGCGACATCATCGGTGACCTTAACTCACGTCGTGGTCGCATTGATGCTATGGAGGATTTGATGGGCGGCGCCAAGCTGATCAAGGCATTTGTGCCATTGGCAAATATGTTTGGTTACACCTCAGACATCCGCTCGATGTCGCAGGGCCGCGCAGCCAGCACCATGGAGCTAGCGCAGTACGAGGAAGTACCGCCAAACGTGGCGCAGGAGATTATCGAAAAACGCTCGAAATAA